In Calditrichota bacterium, the following are encoded in one genomic region:
- a CDS encoding IS110 family transposase, whose translation MRKIRNKKRIFNEKTILVTVDIGKEYNYGYIRCYDGTEVAPFKFHNTYGGFTIFWHAIESIQRETHVPDIIIGFESTGCYGIPLIHFLHDKPVTLVYVNPKHTKKVKEISDNSPNKHDKKDPKVIADIIELGNWLRVVVPRGVAAELRELVHDRDDELKLLTELYNKLHAHVFKIFPEFQRVFTHLDTKTAHYLLTHYPTPEAIADLGVEKLAAIIRHQSRGRMPQERAEQLYQYALTSVGIKEGQHCIADRIHRLLHIIEEHEQWVAIYEQRIAHVLSRVPESHLMLSIKGVGPITAAGLIGEIGNFHEFANYAELEKFVGLNLYEISSGKHRGHKRIAKRGRPLARKLLFFAAINVVRQGGIYHEQYQSYVARGMKKIKALTAISRKLLRLIYALVHHQCEFDLQYFQKQHARNAA comes from the coding sequence ATGCGAAAGATACGAAATAAAAAGCGTATTTTCAATGAAAAAACGATTTTGGTGACCGTTGACATCGGTAAAGAGTATAATTACGGCTACATTCGCTGTTATGATGGGACAGAAGTGGCGCCGTTTAAGTTTCACAACACCTATGGAGGATTTACTATATTTTGGCACGCCATTGAGTCGATTCAGCGCGAGACGCATGTGCCGGACATTATCATCGGTTTTGAATCCACCGGGTGTTATGGGATACCGCTGATTCACTTTTTGCACGATAAGCCAGTGACTTTGGTTTATGTGAATCCCAAACATACCAAGAAAGTGAAAGAGATCAGTGACAATTCGCCGAACAAGCATGATAAAAAGGATCCGAAAGTGATTGCCGATATCATTGAATTGGGCAATTGGTTGCGCGTGGTTGTGCCGCGCGGAGTAGCTGCGGAGTTGCGAGAGTTGGTGCATGATCGAGATGATGAGTTGAAATTGCTGACCGAGTTGTATAATAAGCTGCACGCGCATGTGTTCAAGATTTTTCCGGAATTTCAACGGGTGTTCACGCATTTGGATACGAAGACAGCGCATTATTTGTTGACGCATTACCCGACACCGGAGGCAATCGCTGACCTGGGTGTGGAAAAATTGGCAGCCATTATTCGTCATCAGAGCCGAGGGCGTATGCCACAGGAGCGCGCCGAGCAGCTTTATCAATATGCGCTCACGAGTGTCGGCATTAAAGAGGGCCAGCATTGTATAGCCGACAGGATTCATCGTCTGTTGCATATTATTGAGGAGCATGAACAGTGGGTGGCAATTTATGAGCAGCGCATCGCGCATGTGCTTTCTCGTGTGCCGGAAAGTCACCTTATGCTGTCGATCAAAGGGGTGGGACCAATCACCGCGGCTGGTCTTATCGGTGAAATTGGTAATTTTCATGAATTTGCCAATTATGCCGAACTGGAAAAATTCGTCGGGTTGAATTTGTACGAAATCAGTTCGGGAAAACATCGCGGGCACAAACGCATTGCCAAGCGCGGTCGTCCCCTGGCGCGAAAATTGTTGTTTTTTGCGGCGATTAATGTCGTGCGTCAAGGCGGTATCTATCACGAGCAATACCAGAGCTATGTGGCCCGAGGCATGAAAAAAATCAAAGCCCTGACAGCCATCAGCCGCAAATTGTTGAGATTGATATATGCGCTTGTCCATCATCAGTGCGAGTTTGATCTCCAATATTTTCAAAAACAGCACGCCAGAAATGCAGCGTGA